From Helicoverpa armigera isolate CAAS_96S chromosome 19, ASM3070526v1, whole genome shotgun sequence, one genomic window encodes:
- the LOC110373949 gene encoding uncharacterized protein LOC110373949 has protein sequence MDHYLTTYRKDYLWPNLPQTTASLKAGQGGADGAGRGEDTPKLTGQELAFYQACVQHTRPPDCRCPQYSGGEMPQLPPGKEGGWSRNEIMGPMLDPKLYPVRVAAAPETPTSRYNQPNAFLDKLQSKYPMLYSILQNEASPELKQRIDRDRNKTTYQVDYCETGPGAKFEGLQRAADESGTGPCAQPMRLPGDPCRVGPKPGKAAPKTISKQAGAGAASDPRAKCETTSAVPPLGRTEYQDGVSKLGAIIMRDKLHRR, from the exons ATGGACCATTATCTGACGACATACAGGAAAGACTACCTGTGGCCCAACCTGCCTCAGACGACAGCTAGTTTGAAGGCTGGGCAAGGAGGCGCCGATGGAGCTGGTCGGGGCGA GGACACGCCGAAGCTAACAGGCCAAGAACTAGCCTTCTACCAAGCATGCGTGCAGCACACTCGGCCGCCGGACTGTCGCTGCCCCCAGTACTCCGGGGGGGAGATGCCACAGCTGCCACCAGGAAAGGAGGGGGGATGGAGTAGGAATGAG ATCATGGGACCGATGTTAGATCCAAAACTGTATCCCGTGCGAGTAGCTGCTGCTCCTGAAACCCCTACGTCACGGTACAACCAGCCCAACGCGTTCTTGGATAAG TTACAATCGAAATACCCGATGCTGTACAGCATTCTGCAGAACGAAGCATCTCCAGAGTTGAAGCAGAGAATAGATAGGGACCGTAACAAGACCACGTACCAAGTGGATTACTGTGAAACTG gtCCTGGAGCCAAATTCGAGGGTCTTCAACGTGCAGCAGATGAGAGTGGCACGGGCCCCTGCGCGCAGCCCATGCGTCTGCCCGGAGACCCGTGCCGCGTGGGGCCCAAGCCGGGTAAAGCGGCGCCCAAGACCATCTCGAAGCAAGCCGGAGCCGGTGCTGCTAGTGATCCGAGGGCGAAATGCG AAACAACATCAGCGGTACCACCCCTCGGGCGCACGGAGTACCAGGACGGCGTGTCGAAGCTCGGCGCCATCATCATGCGAGACAAACTGCATCGGAGGTAA